Proteins encoded together in one Planctomyces sp. SH-PL14 window:
- a CDS encoding DUF1559 domain-containing protein translates to MSARLVHSRSDRGFTLIELLVVIAIIAVLVAILLPAVQQAREAARASQCKNNLKQLGIAMHSYHETHFCFPPGSTAVFYKGTNWRTHLLPYIDQGPLYNKLDFNLPLTGGGSYPTSGVNTVLNNLSIPVYTCPSSDLNPTVGGSNNTSNLLMHMYVGIMGATPDPAGRTVGSASNYGGFYVNNGTLLCNEITRIRDMSDGSSNIMVIAEQSGRVNGVTDVRSAYYGGWAGVTFAAPVSASVPASSDSWSTGVTGVMYSINYRTYGAAIPAEANSPYDANTLLNSFHTGGINALMGDGAVVFLGDSMEMETLRRLASRGDSKPVGEF, encoded by the coding sequence ATGAGTGCGCGCCTCGTCCATTCCCGGTCGGACCGGGGTTTCACGCTGATCGAACTCCTCGTCGTCATCGCGATCATCGCCGTCCTCGTGGCGATCCTTCTGCCGGCGGTCCAGCAGGCCCGCGAAGCGGCCCGGGCTTCCCAGTGCAAGAACAACCTCAAGCAGCTGGGCATCGCGATGCACAGCTATCACGAGACGCATTTCTGCTTCCCGCCGGGCTCGACCGCGGTCTTCTACAAGGGGACCAACTGGCGGACACACCTCCTGCCGTACATCGACCAGGGACCGCTCTACAACAAGCTCGACTTCAACCTTCCGCTGACCGGCGGCGGTTCCTATCCGACCTCCGGCGTGAACACGGTTCTCAACAACCTGTCGATCCCGGTCTACACCTGTCCCTCCAGCGACCTGAACCCCACGGTCGGCGGCAGCAACAACACGTCGAACCTGCTGATGCATATGTACGTCGGCATCATGGGGGCGACTCCCGATCCCGCGGGACGGACCGTCGGTTCGGCCAGCAACTACGGCGGTTTCTACGTCAACAACGGAACGCTGCTGTGCAATGAGATTACGCGGATCCGCGACATGTCAGACGGCTCGTCGAACATCATGGTCATCGCCGAGCAGTCCGGCCGGGTGAACGGCGTGACGGACGTCCGCAGCGCCTATTACGGCGGCTGGGCCGGCGTGACGTTCGCCGCTCCGGTCTCGGCCAGCGTCCCCGCCAGTTCGGACTCCTGGAGCACGGGCGTCACCGGCGTCATGTACTCGATCAACTACCGGACCTACGGCGCAGCGATCCCGGCCGAGGCCAACAGCCCCTACGACGCGAACACGCTCCTGAACTCGTTCCACACCGGCGGAATCAACGCCCTGATGGGGGACGGGGCGGTCGTCTTCCTCGGCGACTCGATGGAAATGGAAACCCTCCGCCGGCTCGCGTCGCGGGGCGACTCCAAGCCGGTCGGAGAGTTCTGA
- a CDS encoding FG-GAP-like repeat-containing protein: MSSKTLFRVLIVCGLGLAGLMWWRSESAATFQRDLSRAIANADWTAAETAADGILKREPTNSAALMAKGRGSHARGEFAEAVAWWDRIDTTRPEAREAHVAAAETAFVSLKRLSEAERRFRAALELDPDSLPMLGQLATLLAITGRPVEANGLRLKLLQRSAIESLDLMVMGLLGTDVPENVVVDDFARQAPDDPLVAIARASIALRRFQTSEAENLLTPLRSAPDRHWLVDALWGELLWQAERSGDIPEWFRGLSPATLESASVWRLRGEAARQAGEKEVAARCYWEALQRNPVDQPACYQLGLVLKQLGADEADPFLERATTLQEYLLAVKGLSNTGDFSRAERIGELATAARLDWDAWGWLRLAARVPGASRPADVSPNVRPTSISRVAPEENLAERFDLSKYPLPEGADLSQSPKPATTTDTAAVIRFRDDTDRVGLRMTYENGHDPAFGGADARRAFEFSGGGVAVLDYDRDGWPDLHFPQGTRWPVAAGQREFLDHLYRNRGDGRFVEVASTAELNEDRYSQGPAVGDINNDGFPDLFVTNVGRNRLFLNLGDGTFEDVTETAGLRESAWSTSAAVADLDGDGLPDLYVVNYLGGADVTERLCRGPDGRPRECDPHDFPAAPDEVYRNLGDGRFEPVTQEWGFASDAGKGLGIVVGRLNPSDACSVFVANDTDGNLYFRRGAGETRFTEDALLSGVKFDAEGRSLACMGVAAGDATGDGLPDLMITNYYDESNMLFVQQSGGGGLFDDAAAQAGLRIPSLKVLGFGTQFLDADLDGRLDLVVVNGHVARQRRPDVPYEMAPQVFRNRNGAVFDEVSATAGTWFQQKALGRGLARLDWNRDGLDDFAVGHQESPSRLLTNETTAGADSLSVTLSARGGSRDAVGAILRLTTGQGEQVQIVTAGDGYMASNERKWIFSRNRMPPGGEMTLQVEWRSGMIENYAVPADLRACAAVEGTGRLWTLDGNRGNY; encoded by the coding sequence ATGTCGTCTAAGACCCTCTTCCGCGTGCTGATCGTCTGCGGGCTGGGACTGGCGGGACTGATGTGGTGGCGATCCGAATCCGCCGCGACTTTCCAGCGCGACCTCAGCCGCGCCATCGCCAACGCGGACTGGACCGCCGCCGAGACCGCCGCCGACGGCATCCTGAAACGTGAGCCCACCAACTCAGCCGCCCTGATGGCCAAAGGCCGCGGTTCCCACGCCCGGGGCGAGTTCGCCGAAGCGGTCGCCTGGTGGGACCGCATCGACACCACGCGCCCGGAAGCCCGGGAAGCCCACGTCGCGGCTGCAGAAACTGCCTTCGTCTCGCTGAAGCGGCTGAGCGAAGCGGAACGGCGGTTTCGCGCCGCCCTGGAACTCGATCCCGACTCGCTGCCGATGCTCGGTCAACTGGCCACGCTGCTGGCGATCACGGGGCGGCCGGTCGAGGCGAACGGACTCCGGCTGAAGCTGCTCCAGCGAAGCGCGATCGAATCGCTCGACCTCATGGTCATGGGACTGCTGGGGACCGATGTTCCGGAGAACGTCGTCGTGGACGACTTCGCCCGGCAGGCTCCAGACGATCCGCTCGTCGCAATCGCCCGGGCCTCGATCGCCCTCCGCCGGTTCCAGACGAGCGAGGCCGAGAACCTCCTGACACCGCTCCGTTCGGCCCCCGACCGCCACTGGCTCGTCGACGCCCTCTGGGGAGAACTCCTCTGGCAGGCAGAGCGGTCGGGCGACATCCCCGAGTGGTTCCGCGGGCTGAGTCCGGCCACGCTCGAGTCCGCGTCCGTCTGGCGCCTTCGCGGCGAAGCGGCCCGGCAAGCGGGGGAGAAAGAGGTGGCCGCCCGCTGTTACTGGGAGGCCCTCCAGCGGAACCCGGTCGACCAGCCGGCGTGCTATCAGCTCGGGCTCGTGTTGAAACAACTGGGGGCGGACGAGGCCGACCCGTTCCTGGAGCGGGCCACCACACTGCAGGAGTATCTCCTCGCCGTCAAAGGCTTGAGCAACACGGGGGACTTTTCGCGGGCCGAGCGGATTGGCGAGCTCGCGACGGCAGCCCGGCTCGACTGGGACGCCTGGGGCTGGCTGAGGCTCGCCGCCCGTGTTCCCGGCGCGAGCCGACCGGCGGACGTCTCTCCGAACGTTCGCCCGACTTCGATCTCCCGCGTCGCCCCGGAGGAGAACCTCGCCGAACGATTCGATCTGTCGAAGTATCCGCTTCCGGAGGGGGCGGATCTCTCTCAGTCTCCGAAGCCCGCCACAACGACCGATACGGCGGCCGTGATCCGCTTCCGCGACGACACGGACCGCGTCGGCCTCCGGATGACCTACGAGAATGGCCACGATCCCGCCTTCGGGGGGGCGGACGCCCGGCGGGCCTTCGAGTTCTCCGGCGGCGGCGTCGCGGTCCTCGACTATGACCGGGACGGCTGGCCCGATCTTCACTTTCCCCAGGGAACCCGCTGGCCGGTCGCCGCCGGACAGCGCGAGTTCCTCGATCATCTCTATCGCAACCGCGGCGACGGCCGCTTCGTGGAAGTTGCCTCAACGGCGGAGCTGAACGAGGACCGTTACAGCCAGGGGCCCGCGGTCGGAGACATCAACAACGACGGCTTCCCGGACCTCTTTGTTACGAACGTTGGCCGGAATCGTCTCTTCCTGAACCTCGGCGACGGCACGTTCGAAGACGTGACGGAGACCGCCGGGCTGCGGGAGTCCGCCTGGTCGACCAGCGCCGCTGTCGCCGATCTCGACGGCGACGGTCTCCCGGACCTGTACGTCGTGAACTATCTCGGAGGGGCCGACGTCACCGAGCGGCTCTGCCGCGGTCCGGACGGCCGTCCGCGGGAGTGCGACCCGCACGACTTCCCCGCCGCGCCGGATGAGGTCTATCGCAACCTTGGCGATGGCCGCTTCGAGCCGGTCACGCAGGAATGGGGCTTCGCGAGCGACGCCGGCAAAGGTCTGGGGATCGTCGTCGGACGGCTCAACCCGTCCGACGCCTGCTCGGTCTTCGTGGCCAACGACACGGACGGAAACCTGTACTTCCGCCGCGGGGCGGGGGAGACCCGCTTCACCGAGGACGCGCTCCTCTCGGGAGTGAAGTTCGACGCCGAGGGACGCTCGCTCGCTTGCATGGGCGTCGCGGCGGGGGACGCCACAGGCGACGGCCTCCCCGACCTCATGATCACGAACTACTACGACGAATCGAACATGCTCTTCGTCCAGCAGTCGGGAGGCGGGGGACTGTTCGATGATGCCGCGGCGCAGGCCGGTCTGCGGATTCCGAGCCTCAAGGTCCTCGGATTCGGGACGCAGTTCCTCGACGCCGACCTCGACGGCCGCCTCGATCTCGTCGTGGTCAACGGCCACGTCGCCCGCCAGCGGCGACCGGATGTCCCCTATGAGATGGCTCCGCAGGTCTTCCGGAATCGGAACGGTGCGGTCTTTGACGAGGTCTCCGCCACAGCCGGAACATGGTTCCAGCAGAAAGCCCTCGGGCGGGGCCTGGCGCGGCTCGACTGGAACCGTGACGGTCTGGACGACTTCGCCGTCGGCCACCAGGAGTCCCCGTCTCGTCTGCTGACGAACGAGACCACCGCCGGAGCGGACTCGCTGTCGGTGACCCTCTCGGCCCGCGGAGGCAGCCGGGACGCAGTCGGCGCCATCCTCCGCCTGACAACGGGGCAGGGGGAGCAGGTCCAAATTGTGACCGCCGGGGACGGCTACATGGCGAGCAACGAGCGGAAGTGGATCTTTTCGCGGAACCGCATGCCCCCAGGCGGCGAAATGACTCTGCAGGTCGAGTGGCGTTCCGGGATGATCGAAAACTATGCAGTTCCAGCAGACCTGCGCGCATGCGCGGCAGTCGAAGGAACCGGCCGACTCTGGACGCTGGATGGCAATCGGGGCAATTACTGA